Genomic DNA from Trichoderma asperellum chromosome 5, complete sequence:
AGGACCGAGCCGCTGCCAGGCTATAATTGCAATGATCTGCAGCCGAGGCGTATGACTGATACAATCTATCTCAAATGCGAATCCAGATTCTAGGTCGGAAGCGAACTGAATGATGATTAATCAGGATGGTTGGTAAGCAAATGCGAATGTGAGATGATGAGAATGGATTCTTCTACTGCTGGTGGGATTGTCATGAAAATGCATCATGGATATCAGTTATAGCGCAATGTACTCGTTTCAAGTAATGAATTGATTCTATGGCATTATGTGCGTCAATGTGACTAATTGTTAGGTTGAACTCTTTTTCTGCAGCTCGCGTTCAATCTGCGCGGCGAGAGACGAAGGCGTCTGCGCGCCGGTGTTGTGAACTCTCTCCTAATCAAGCAAAGAGTCAGCTACTTTGTTGTGATACGAGCGATATCATCGTCGTAATTACGATTAAGACCTCTTTCTCAGCGCCTTCCAAGGGCATGGTGTTCTGCTGATTGTCTCCAGTGCCAACGACCATGGGGACGAGATTATGCTGCTTGGTGAGCAGGCTTTGGGGTGGTGCTGAGTTGAGAGATTAGCACATTTATCTTGAGGTATGATGAAATACGGGAATTGTATAGGCATTGAAATACTACCTTCTGTGGTGTCGGTGACGGGGCCGGGAGCTGAGGGATGAGGCTGCGATTTGGAGGTTTGAGCTGCGCCTTTGGGAGTCGTCATGATTGTGGCTGATGGGGTTGaggcttttataaactgGGGTTCTAGATGTATATGTGGATGATGGAAAGTAATTGTAAAGATGTGTATAAAGTGTTTGATGTGACATGGGCTGACTAGATGACGTGGATGGGTGCTGAAGGAAAGAACATTTCACGGTCACACCTACATAAACTGAAGGTCTCGTGATGTGACTACATGTTTATAGAAGAGCTTGTATTTAGATGATTTCTCTattttgccttctttctctcaccCAATGTTGTGCGGAAAATGAACCAAGTTAAGTTTCTTCTTCAGGATCATGAATTGGCAGCTGGCCACTTCAGCTTCCCTCGTTTTAACGCAGTCGCTTTGGTCTTCTATGCATGAAGAATAAAGGCAAATTTCTTTGCAGATTCATGGATTTGAGTGAATTAATGTGTTATGAGGTCGGTATGGCAgtgtgaagagagagatgcgTGCTTGTCTGGACCGAGCGTTTGACTTGGTTGACAGTAGAGCAGCTGGAGCGCTACATGCCTGCCTAGAATCTGAGAAGCTCATCGTTTCAAAGCCACGAGATATAATCCAGCCTTCAGACCACGTTATATTTCAACACACTGCACTGTTAACTAGTGTTGGCAGATTGAAATATGTTGTGGCTTGAGATGATATCTCCTAATGTGCTCTCTGCACGGGCCACAAGAGCACATTATTGATTTGTGTATGATTCTCAATTAATATTTAGGatttttcttcctcattTCTCTCCTCatttctcttttcatttcCCGTTCCCTTCTTCATTATCTTGCTCTTTATcttccttgtccttctcctcctcgtcatcatcaaattTGTCGAAAGTTGCGATCTAACACCAAATATGGCTACCGATATGGACGAAGCATCTCTCCGACTATGTATACAGCTTCAGTCGCAAGATGCCGTTGCATTaatcaagggaaaaaagagagaggacgAGCAACCACCTGATATCGAGTTCGCCGCTGAGCTCTACAAGTTCGAGTTGCACTCACTGCAGACATTTTACTCTGATCGAGCCCTTTGCCGTCGTCTCAGTCGCTTGGGCTTGGAGGCCGGCTATCCTCTTAGAGGTCGTGCTGAAAAGGAAGAGCCAGCTCTAAACAGGACCGGAAGCAAAGCCGATAAAGTTGCATCAAAACAATCCAGCATAAGTTCTACCTCTGACACTGGTGCTAGTGTTAGCATCGTTGACGAAGAGACGACCAGTCAATCCGACGACGAAGTTGCGTCAACAGGGTCCAGCATAAGTCCTACCTCAGATACTAGTGGTAGCCTCGAAACCGTGGAAGAGACGACCAAACCGCTTGTAACATCATagaatgatgatggcatgCCTTTAGTCGAAAAGTCTTTGCCTTCGCCTGAACTGAAAGTCCAGCATAGCTTGCCGGAAGCAGCCAGCGAGCAACGACATTGCGTTGCTTGCATGACGGATATTTCATGCTTGGAAACAATAGAGTCTCCTTGCTCCCACATATACTGCCACAGATGTGTAACAGATCTATTCAAATCCGCCATGGTGGATGAGTCGTTATTCCCCCCTCGATGCTGTGGTCAGCATATGCCTCTGGAGTCCACAAAGAGCTTCTTGTCTACAGAGCTGCTCAAAGAATatcaagaaaaagaactgGAATATGGTACATCGAACAGGACATACTGTTATATATCCACTTGTTTGGCATCTATCCCCCCCAAATGCATTCAAAATGGCGTGGCGACATGCAAAATTTGTTCCTGCAAGACGTGCGCTATCTGCAAGGCCCCATcccatgaagatgaagagtgtCCTGAggacatggacatggaagAACTTCTTAATACCGCAGCCAATAAAAAGTGGCAGAGATGCTACTCGTGCCACAGGATGGTCGAGCTCGCCACAGGATGCAATCACATAAGTACGTTTTAGCTATTTGGATTCTCTGCATGGCTCTGCTCAGCTAACATCAGTCAGCATGTCGCTGCAAAGCCGAATTTTGCTACCAATGCGGCCTGCAATGGAAGCAATGCCCCTGTCCCCTTTGGCATGAAAATCGATTACTCGTACGCCAGGTACAGCGCGCCGAGAGACAGCGGATGTTGCAAGTTGGCCCTGTTGAATGTACGCATCGTCATTGGACAGTTTTGTACGGCGGCTATCAATGCGAAAGGTGCGAGGATTGGTTACCTAGATTCATATTCTCGTGCAATGGTTGTGGAATGTCGGCATGTCGGGGATGCAAGCGCTAGCTGGACAACTTGCATTGGTTTTGATGCTAGATTCGTGCATCAGGTTGCCGAATTATGCAGATTTGGTCTATTAGCTTACGAAATGCCTGTTGCTCATTCAAGAATGTGAAACCATTTGACACAAGCAATTTTACGCTGCGTCTGTTGGCTCATCGCCGCCTTTGACTTATATACAGTAGTGTAGTCTTCATTATGATGCTGGGTAGAGCGAGGTTGACTATCCATCTGGAAAATAACCCATAACCCATCATATCGAGTCCAGATCGCTCAACATCAGAATAGAGACATCCAGATCAGCATAAGCATCGTAAACTGAAATCTCAAATATCGACCAGCCATCTTATCCTCCTTGCGGGGCGCAGACTGCTAGTGTTGGCGCAAAGGCAAAAAATCCAAGACATGCGTGTGCTGCTCGTATCTGACACAGTGCTGGCTTACAACCGTCCTTCGGTATACTGCGGTTATATCCAAGAGTTTATATGTCTGCGTCATCTCTGCCAGGCCCTGGCAAGAAATCAATAGACTATTAACCTGACTGTGGGCGATGCTGAGGcaaaaagtacatgtatagaTAGCAAATATCAGCCTCAGTTACCTTATCTATGGagcatgtacggagtacaaagTAAAGCTGATACTGTATCACGCACTGTGACATGACATACCCACGTGGACCTTTGGCGACACACAAGCCCCATTCTTTAAGCCTCTCTTGGCCGTCCAGAGTCCTTCCAAGGGCGGCCAAAGGCATGGCTCccttcttttgtctcttaCATTATTCCGGTTGTTGTCGAGGCTGGAGAGAACGTGTCTGGTGAGTGAGTTTTGCGCGCATCTGATCTTTCGTCGTGggcctctctctttgccgctTGCGATCACGACAAACAGAGGAGTCGCCTGGTAAGGTGCGAAGGTGGTGGAATACATAGAAAGCAGCAAAATAGACATCATGAAGGCGTCTCTCTTTCTGTCGGCTCTTGCGGCGGGCTATGCGGCT
This window encodes:
- a CDS encoding uncharacterized protein (EggNog:ENOG41); protein product: MTTPKGAAQTSKSQPHPSAPGPVTDTTEAPPQSLLTKQHNLVPMVVGTGDNQQNTMPLEGAEKEERVHNTGAQTPSSLAAQIERELQKKSST
- a CDS encoding uncharacterized protein (EggNog:ENOG41), translated to MATDMDEASLRLCIQLQSQDAVALIKGKKREDEQPPDIEFAAELYKFELHSLQTFYSDRALCRRLSRLGLEAGYPLRGRAEKEEPALNRTGSKADKVASKQSSISSTSDTGASVSIVDEETTSQSDDEVASTGSSISPTSDTSGSLETVEETTKPLVTS